The following are from one region of the Salvia splendens isolate huo1 chromosome 2, SspV2, whole genome shotgun sequence genome:
- the LOC121793070 gene encoding protein EMSY-LIKE 3-like isoform X1, which translates to MDCEPYDSSGTDDDFPPPHRNTNRVSRGGCISGNGRPAALSSHPFPRIYEETDMEAKIHQLEQEAYSSVLRAFKAQDDAITWEKESLITELRKELRLSNEEHRDLLSRVNADDTIRRIREWRQSGGLQQSIHGANQPVHDAVLSPSISASRKKQKIAPQYPPVSYGGPSPSFHPQAIATSNQPSSSAAKRGPIAGTKGKKHKSIPPGSLTKIRHPSGPAGRGQFGNRVGGLPNERPQGSFDPLIGRKVRTRWPDDNNFYEAVITDYNAVEGRHALVYDIGTDFETWEWVNLAEISPSDIKWDGEDPGISRRGSYGGAACGIGRPLGQDNAPGLGRGRGLPKGQSRNDLPPQNGIGKKRLDDIQLLHTETLIKEVEKVFNASHPDPVEIDRARKVLKEHELALSDAIARFADLSDGESDEGGGFEHGQALERA; encoded by the exons ATGGATTGCGAGCCGTACGACAGTAGTG GAACTGATGATGATTTTCCTCCACCACATCGAAATACAAATAGAGTGTCAAGAGGTGGCTGCATTTCTGGTAATGGAAGGCCTGCTGCCTTGAGTTCTCACCCTTTTCCCCGGATCTATGAGGAGACTGACATGGAAGCTAAAATTCACCAGCTTGAGCAAGAAGCATACAGTTCAGTTCTAAGAGCCTTTAAAGCTCAAGATGATGCCATAACCTGG GAGAAGGAAAGTTTAATTACAGAGCTCAGGAAAGAGTTAAGATTGTCAAACGAGGAACACAGGGATCTTCTCAGTAGGGTTAATGCTGATGATACAATCAGAAGAATCAg GGAGTGGAGGCAATCAGGGGGGCTGCAACAAAGCATTCATGGTGCCAATCAACCAGTACATGATGCAGTGCTGAGTCCGTCCATTTCAGCTTCTCGTAAAAAGCAAAAGATAGCCCCACAGTATCCTCCTGTATCTTATGGTGGGCCATCTCCTTCTTTCCACCCACAGGCAATTGCTACATCAAACCAGCCATCGTCCTCAGCTGCTAAGCGTGGACCTATAGCAGGGACAAAAGGAAAAAAGCACAAATCT aTACCACCTGGTTCATTAACGAAAATTCGGCATCCCTCTGGGCCAGCTGGAAGAGGTCAATTTGGTAACCGCGTTGGGGGCCTTCCAAATGAGCGGCCACAAGGTTCTTTTGATCCATTAATTGGACGGAAAGTCAGAACCAGATGGCCCGAtgataataatttttatgaagCTGTTATAACTGATTACAATGCAGTTGAG GGTCGACATGCTCTTGTTTATGACATAGGTACTGACTTTGAAACATGGGAATGGGTCAACCTAGCTGAG ATATCTCCGTCTGATATTAAGTGGGACGGTGAAGACCCTGGGATTTCTCGTCGTGGCAGTTACGGTGGAGCTGCCTGTGGGATCGGCCGACCTCTTGGACAAGATAATGCTCCAGGTTTGGGAAGAGGAAGGGGTTTACCCAAAGGCCAGTCCAGGAACGACCTTCCACCCCAAAATGGTATTGGAAAGAAAAGACTGGATGACATTCAGTTGCTTCATACCGAGACTTTGATAAAAGAG GTGGAGAAGGTTTTTAATGCTAGTCATCCAGATCCTGTTGAAATTGACAGGGCAAGGAAAGTTCTAAAG GAACATGAGCTCGCTCTCAGCGATGCCATTGCAAGGTTTGCGGATTTATCTGATGGTGAAAGTG ACGAAGGTGGTGGCTTCGAACATGGCCAGGCACTGGAGCGAGCATAA
- the LOC121793070 gene encoding protein EMSY-LIKE 3-like isoform X2, translated as MMIFLHHIEIQIECQEVAAFLLEQEAYSSVLRAFKAQDDAITWEKESLITELRKELRLSNEEHRDLLSRVNADDTIRRIREWRQSGGLQQSIHGANQPVHDAVLSPSISASRKKQKIAPQYPPVSYGGPSPSFHPQAIATSNQPSSSAAKRGPIAGTKGKKHKSIPPGSLTKIRHPSGPAGRGQFGNRVGGLPNERPQGSFDPLIGRKVRTRWPDDNNFYEAVITDYNAVEGRHALVYDIGTDFETWEWVNLAEISPSDIKWDGEDPGISRRGSYGGAACGIGRPLGQDNAPGLGRGRGLPKGQSRNDLPPQNGIGKKRLDDIQLLHTETLIKEVEKVFNASHPDPVEIDRARKVLKEHELALSDAIARFADLSDGESDEGGGFEHGQALERA; from the exons ATGATGATTTTCCTCCACCACATCGAAATACAAATAGAGTGTCAAGAGGTGGCTGCATTTCTG CTTGAGCAAGAAGCATACAGTTCAGTTCTAAGAGCCTTTAAAGCTCAAGATGATGCCATAACCTGG GAGAAGGAAAGTTTAATTACAGAGCTCAGGAAAGAGTTAAGATTGTCAAACGAGGAACACAGGGATCTTCTCAGTAGGGTTAATGCTGATGATACAATCAGAAGAATCAg GGAGTGGAGGCAATCAGGGGGGCTGCAACAAAGCATTCATGGTGCCAATCAACCAGTACATGATGCAGTGCTGAGTCCGTCCATTTCAGCTTCTCGTAAAAAGCAAAAGATAGCCCCACAGTATCCTCCTGTATCTTATGGTGGGCCATCTCCTTCTTTCCACCCACAGGCAATTGCTACATCAAACCAGCCATCGTCCTCAGCTGCTAAGCGTGGACCTATAGCAGGGACAAAAGGAAAAAAGCACAAATCT aTACCACCTGGTTCATTAACGAAAATTCGGCATCCCTCTGGGCCAGCTGGAAGAGGTCAATTTGGTAACCGCGTTGGGGGCCTTCCAAATGAGCGGCCACAAGGTTCTTTTGATCCATTAATTGGACGGAAAGTCAGAACCAGATGGCCCGAtgataataatttttatgaagCTGTTATAACTGATTACAATGCAGTTGAG GGTCGACATGCTCTTGTTTATGACATAGGTACTGACTTTGAAACATGGGAATGGGTCAACCTAGCTGAG ATATCTCCGTCTGATATTAAGTGGGACGGTGAAGACCCTGGGATTTCTCGTCGTGGCAGTTACGGTGGAGCTGCCTGTGGGATCGGCCGACCTCTTGGACAAGATAATGCTCCAGGTTTGGGAAGAGGAAGGGGTTTACCCAAAGGCCAGTCCAGGAACGACCTTCCACCCCAAAATGGTATTGGAAAGAAAAGACTGGATGACATTCAGTTGCTTCATACCGAGACTTTGATAAAAGAG GTGGAGAAGGTTTTTAATGCTAGTCATCCAGATCCTGTTGAAATTGACAGGGCAAGGAAAGTTCTAAAG GAACATGAGCTCGCTCTCAGCGATGCCATTGCAAGGTTTGCGGATTTATCTGATGGTGAAAGTG ACGAAGGTGGTGGCTTCGAACATGGCCAGGCACTGGAGCGAGCATAA